The following coding sequences lie in one Mucilaginibacter sp. KACC 22773 genomic window:
- a CDS encoding GntR family transcriptional regulator — translation MGTKQINNYRVKSLVQQTANSIKKDIDKGVYRKNEQLLSINIYSKQYGVSRDTIEKAYILLKQEGYIHSVSGKGYFVIGKPDVRMKVLLLFNKLSSYKKNVYDAIVQTLGDKGRVDLHIHHYNPALLEESIEANLGNYHYYLVMPHFFDNANELEYLNILKRIPAGQLILVDRYLPQLNNVSAVFQDFRNDIYGALNEVTYHLAKYERVAVIFPFDRHHPPEIKDGIAQFCEENQKKFEVVSSVKLDELKKGTVYIVLAEDDLADLIKAVRITGNKLGKDIGIISFNETVFKELLDITVISTDFEEMGRKTAELMLQNKAAVIKNEFKIIIRKSL, via the coding sequence ATGGGAACAAAACAAATAAATAATTATAGGGTAAAGTCCCTGGTGCAACAAACGGCCAATTCCATTAAAAAAGATATAGATAAAGGCGTTTACCGAAAAAATGAACAACTGTTATCCATAAACATTTATAGCAAACAATATGGGGTATCAAGGGATACTATTGAAAAAGCCTATATCCTTCTAAAACAGGAGGGATATATCCATTCAGTTTCGGGAAAAGGGTATTTTGTAATTGGTAAGCCCGATGTAAGGATGAAGGTTTTATTGTTGTTCAACAAACTGAGCTCTTATAAAAAAAACGTGTATGATGCTATAGTGCAAACCCTGGGCGACAAAGGCAGGGTCGATCTTCATATTCACCACTACAATCCTGCTTTGCTTGAAGAGAGTATAGAAGCTAATTTGGGTAATTACCATTACTACCTGGTGATGCCGCACTTTTTTGACAATGCTAACGAGCTGGAATACTTAAATATTTTAAAAAGAATCCCGGCCGGCCAACTGATATTGGTAGATAGGTACCTCCCCCAATTAAACAATGTTTCTGCAGTATTCCAGGACTTCAGAAACGATATTTATGGTGCGTTAAATGAAGTTACCTATCATTTAGCAAAATATGAACGAGTAGCAGTTATTTTCCCGTTTGACCGCCACCATCCGCCTGAAATAAAAGATGGTATCGCCCAGTTTTGTGAAGAGAACCAAAAGAAATTTGAAGTTGTTTCGTCAGTTAAACTGGATGAGCTAAAAAAAGGCACTGTATATATTGTACTTGCCGAGGATGATTTAGCCGACCTGATTAAAGCTGTCAGGATCACCGGCAACAAATTAGGGAAAGATATAGGCATTATATCCTTCAACGAAACTGTATTTAAAGAACTGCTGGATATCACCGTAATATCTACCGACTTTGAAGAAATGGGCCGGAAAACTGCAGAGCTCATGCTCCAAAATAAAGCAGCTGTTATCAAAAATGAATTTAAGATCATTATCCGGAAATCATTATAA
- a CDS encoding GntR family transcriptional regulator gives MKSSRLLEYIFIDYYSSTPKYIQLANCIIKSVREGKLVINETLPSINELNLNFEISRDTAEKAYKHLKSIGLLGSVPGKGYYIKNTEAGQQFKVFLIFNKLSTHKKLVYDAIVDGLGHEAAIDFYIYNNDFEFFKKLIQNNSNDYTHYVILPHFMDGGENVHDIINTLPKDKLIILDKLVPGVKGDFAAVYENFEKDIFHALEQALPQLSKYHTLKIIFPEYTYFPGEILKGFFTFCIQYAFTYKVVHDIHGEPINEGEVFINLMENDLVVLIERMLSTKLQIGKDVGVISYNETPLKKIILNGLTTISTDFEKMGEMTADIIKNGYTGRYEVPFYLTLRSSL, from the coding sequence ATGAAGTCTTCGCGTTTACTGGAATACATATTTATTGACTATTATTCATCCACACCCAAATACATACAATTAGCCAATTGCATTATTAAAAGTGTACGCGAGGGCAAACTGGTTATTAATGAAACACTACCCTCCATTAACGAGCTGAACCTCAATTTTGAAATATCGCGGGATACTGCCGAAAAAGCCTATAAACACTTAAAATCAATTGGCTTGCTTGGCTCCGTACCGGGTAAGGGATATTATATAAAAAACACCGAGGCCGGCCAGCAATTTAAAGTGTTTTTAATATTCAATAAGTTAAGCACCCATAAAAAGCTGGTATATGATGCCATTGTTGATGGCCTTGGTCATGAGGCAGCTATCGACTTTTATATATACAATAACGATTTTGAGTTTTTTAAAAAGCTAATCCAAAACAATAGTAATGATTACACGCACTACGTAATTTTACCGCACTTTATGGATGGCGGCGAAAATGTACATGATATCATCAATACCTTGCCAAAAGACAAGCTGATAATACTCGACAAACTTGTGCCAGGTGTAAAAGGCGACTTCGCCGCTGTATACGAAAATTTTGAAAAAGATATTTTTCATGCCCTGGAGCAGGCACTGCCGCAGCTAAGCAAGTACCATACGTTAAAGATCATATTTCCCGAATACACCTATTTTCCGGGTGAGATATTAAAAGGTTTCTTTACCTTCTGTATCCAGTACGCCTTTACCTATAAAGTTGTTCATGATATACATGGAGAGCCTATAAACGAAGGCGAGGTTTTTATAAACCTGATGGAAAATGACCTGGTTGTTTTGATTGAACGGATGCTATCGACAAAATTGCAGATAGGTAAAGATGTTGGTGTGATATCGTATAACGAAACCCCGCTAAAAAAAATTATACTAAACGGCTTAACCACCATATCAACAGATTTTGAAAAAATGGGAGAAATGACTGCCGACATTATAAAAAACGGGTATACAGGCAGGTATGAGGTGCCATTTTATTTAACCTTAAGATCATCATTATAA
- the rhaM gene encoding L-rhamnose mutarotase, whose translation MDRVAFKMKLFPGFEQEYKKRHDEIWPELSALLKDTGISDYVIFLDEETNSLIGVLKVADKKLLDNLPAEAVMQKWWAYMGDIMESNPDNSPVSTPLKEVFYLP comes from the coding sequence ATGGATCGCGTAGCATTTAAGATGAAGCTTTTTCCGGGCTTTGAACAGGAGTACAAAAAACGGCATGATGAAATATGGCCCGAGTTATCGGCGCTGTTAAAAGATACGGGAATAAGCGATTATGTTATCTTCCTGGATGAGGAAACCAACAGCCTGATTGGCGTTTTAAAAGTAGCCGACAAGAAATTACTGGATAATTTACCAGCAGAAGCCGTTATGCAAAAATGGTGGGCTTATATGGGCGATATTATGGAAAGCAATCCCGATAATTCACCGGTAAGTACCCCCCTAAAAGAGGTTTTTTATTTGCCATAA
- a CDS encoding Crp/Fnr family transcriptional regulator: MKETLARYIQKKVKISDEDLQFILSHFKPRTVKKKEILLHEGDLSNRMYFVVKGCLRIYFIKDVGTEVTRRIIFENDASSSMVSFITQNRSKEYIEAVMDSELLYMDRKDFYHLVETLPIWEKFYRHQLEYAYVINTNRLMSFITNDATERYLLLLKENPEIIKRLPNRLVANYLNITQEGLSRLKSKL; this comes from the coding sequence ATGAAAGAAACCTTAGCCAGGTACATCCAGAAAAAAGTTAAAATTAGTGATGAAGATTTGCAATTTATTCTTTCGCATTTTAAGCCCCGTACGGTTAAAAAGAAAGAAATTTTATTGCATGAAGGAGATTTGTCAAACAGGATGTATTTTGTTGTAAAAGGCTGTCTGCGAATCTATTTTATTAAAGACGTTGGTACAGAAGTTACCCGAAGAATCATATTTGAAAATGATGCATCATCGTCAATGGTGTCTTTTATCACCCAAAATAGATCAAAGGAATACATTGAAGCAGTAATGGACTCCGAATTGCTATATATGGATAGAAAGGATTTTTACCACCTGGTAGAAACTTTGCCTATATGGGAAAAATTTTATCGACATCAGCTGGAATACGCTTATGTAATTAACACCAACAGGTTAATGAGTTTTATTACTAACGATGCTACCGAACGTTATTTATTATTGCTCAAAGAAAACCCCGAAATAATAAAACGGTTACCCAACAGACTGGTGGCTAACTATTTGAATATTACACAAGAAGGGTTAAGCAGGTTAAAATCAAAATTATAG
- a CDS encoding MFS transporter, whose translation MKTETLAYLPGTDVAENYTGNFSELKIAIASISISLFMMNLDTSIVSVGLPTMIKSLKTTFASAQWFVLAYLLVLTALITAAGRLGDIIGKKKLYLAGIVIFTGASLLCGISNSAALFILFRGLQGLGAALILALSMAIATELTPKKMLGKTMGVLSTITALGIAGGPTIGGILLSTFGWQSMFLVNIPFGIVAYGLGYKYINSPTIKKRIPIDKVGIILLAATLSSYCFGMTMIEKSGFGNLIVLTLLAVTIIGLVVFIRFEKRIAHPLINVAIFKNRLISKNLFTTVLVYTVIITTVILPPFYLLKAANYSLVQVGLIMSFGPLLTVALSIYAGKIADRYGAKNVMFCAVITIAIGCFCMSTITPADNIVGYLWRIGIIAMGLNFFKTPNNTVVMEIAPADQRGLLSGFLSLSRILGQITGTTVMGVIFAVLSGVSGTSKIGSSPQAITYGFHVVFLINAFIASFAALLIYPKFLKQNA comes from the coding sequence ATGAAAACAGAAACATTAGCGTATTTACCCGGAACTGACGTTGCAGAAAATTATACCGGCAATTTTTCCGAACTAAAAATTGCTATTGCCAGTATTTCTATAAGCCTGTTTATGATGAACCTCGACACAAGTATTGTGAGCGTAGGATTACCGACAATGATTAAAAGCCTAAAAACCACTTTCGCTTCGGCACAATGGTTTGTGCTGGCTTACCTGCTTGTACTTACCGCTCTAATTACAGCCGCAGGACGGCTTGGCGACATTATAGGTAAAAAGAAATTATACCTGGCGGGTATTGTTATATTTACCGGAGCATCTTTGCTCTGCGGTATATCTAATAGTGCAGCATTATTTATCTTATTCCGAGGGTTACAAGGTTTGGGGGCCGCCTTAATATTGGCTTTGAGTATGGCCATAGCAACGGAACTCACACCTAAAAAAATGTTGGGCAAAACAATGGGGGTTTTATCAACCATAACAGCCCTGGGTATTGCAGGCGGACCAACAATTGGCGGCATATTGCTTTCAACTTTCGGGTGGCAATCTATGTTTTTGGTAAACATACCTTTTGGAATTGTGGCTTATGGATTGGGCTATAAATACATAAACAGCCCTACTATTAAAAAACGTATTCCTATTGATAAGGTTGGAATAATTTTATTGGCAGCAACCTTATCATCCTACTGTTTTGGCATGACCATGATTGAAAAAAGCGGTTTTGGCAATCTTATTGTTTTAACGTTATTGGCAGTTACTATTATTGGCTTAGTTGTATTTATTCGGTTTGAGAAAAGAATAGCGCATCCTTTAATAAACGTCGCCATTTTTAAAAACAGGCTTATTAGCAAAAACCTGTTTACTACAGTGCTTGTTTATACCGTAATTATTACAACAGTAATATTGCCACCGTTTTATCTTTTAAAAGCAGCTAATTACAGCCTGGTACAGGTTGGGCTAATTATGTCATTCGGCCCTTTATTAACTGTTGCACTTAGTATTTACGCAGGCAAAATTGCCGACAGGTATGGTGCAAAAAATGTGATGTTTTGCGCAGTAATTACCATAGCCATTGGATGCTTTTGCATGAGCACAATTACCCCGGCCGATAATATTGTAGGTTATCTTTGGCGGATAGGAATTATTGCGATGGGATTGAATTTTTTTAAAACCCCTAACAACACGGTTGTAATGGAAATAGCACCAGCAGACCAACGCGGGCTACTAAGTGGCTTTTTATCGCTGTCGCGGATTTTAGGGCAAATAACCGGAACAACAGTAATGGGCGTTATCTTCGCGGTGTTGTCGGGAGTGTCCGGCACTTCAAAAATTGGCAGCTCGCCGCAGGCAATAACCTATGGCTTTCATGTAGTGTTTTTAATAAACGCATTTATAGCATCGTTTGCGGCATTATTGATCTATCCGAAGTTCTTGAAACAAAATGCATAA
- a CDS encoding rhamnogalacturonan acetylesterase, whose amino-acid sequence MIKSTRKILLPCFCFLLWFTLPATLLAQAAKTSFKFDFGSGKAADGYQKIGSDVQFDDNKGYGFDFDSKVTAVVRNPRKLLTGDYVTSDKPFYFSVNVPEGNYKVTLLLGDIKGNSNITVRAESRRLMLEKVKTSKGNIKRVSFIVNIRKPDIGTGGKVSLKPREFGKYDWDDKLSLEFNDTLPCIDALEIEKVDDQVTVYLAGNSTVVDQDDEPWCSWGQMITRFFKPGVAIADHAESGLTLGSFLNSHRLDKILSIIKPGDYLFIEFGHNDQKEKGPEDGAYKSYTDRLKLFISKIRDKNAIPVIVTSTSRRAFNDSSKVVNTLGDYPDAARKVAKAQNVPLIDLNVMTAKLYEALGNEGSKKAFVWYPANSFLNQPKDLADNTHFNSYGAYEIAKCVIEGIKGNHLGIEKYIIDAPPYDPSHPDPADTFNLPASPKNSTIKPDGN is encoded by the coding sequence ATGATAAAGTCGACTCGCAAGATCTTATTGCCCTGCTTTTGTTTTTTGCTGTGGTTTACCTTACCTGCAACACTTTTGGCACAGGCAGCTAAAACCAGTTTTAAATTTGATTTTGGCAGCGGCAAGGCAGCCGATGGCTATCAAAAGATAGGCTCGGATGTTCAATTTGATGACAATAAAGGTTATGGGTTTGATTTTGACTCAAAAGTAACAGCAGTGGTCCGCAATCCCCGGAAATTGCTTACAGGTGATTACGTAACCAGCGATAAGCCCTTTTATTTTTCGGTAAATGTACCCGAAGGCAATTATAAAGTAACACTGCTATTGGGCGACATCAAGGGTAACAGCAATATAACCGTACGTGCAGAATCGCGCAGGCTGATGCTGGAGAAAGTTAAAACCAGTAAAGGCAACATAAAACGGGTAAGCTTCATAGTAAATATACGTAAACCGGATATCGGCACAGGCGGTAAGGTATCCCTTAAACCCCGCGAATTTGGAAAATATGACTGGGATGATAAGCTCAGCCTTGAATTTAATGATACCCTGCCATGTATTGATGCGCTTGAAATAGAAAAGGTGGATGACCAGGTAACTGTTTACCTGGCTGGAAACTCCACCGTGGTTGACCAGGATGATGAGCCCTGGTGCTCTTGGGGGCAAATGATCACCAGGTTTTTTAAACCTGGGGTAGCCATTGCCGATCATGCCGAATCGGGACTTACCCTGGGCAGCTTTTTAAACAGCCACCGTTTGGATAAAATATTGAGTATCATTAAGCCCGGGGATTATCTTTTTATCGAGTTTGGGCATAATGATCAGAAAGAAAAAGGTCCCGAAGATGGCGCCTATAAATCATATACAGACCGCCTTAAGCTGTTCATCAGTAAAATACGCGATAAAAATGCCATCCCGGTTATTGTAACTTCTACCAGTCGCCGCGCTTTTAATGATAGCAGTAAAGTTGTGAATACGCTGGGCGATTATCCGGATGCTGCAAGGAAAGTTGCCAAAGCGCAAAATGTACCGCTGATAGATCTTAATGTCATGACGGCTAAACTTTATGAGGCGTTGGGCAATGAAGGTTCTAAAAAGGCTTTTGTGTGGTATCCGGCCAACTCGTTCCTCAACCAGCCTAAAGACCTGGCAGATAATACCCACTTTAACAGCTATGGAGCTTATGAAATTGCCAAATGTGTTATCGAGGGGATCAAGGGCAATCACCTGGGTATTGAGAAGTATATTATTGACGCACCGCCTTATGATCCATCACATCCTGACCCTGCCGATACTTTCAACCTGCCAGCCAGCCCCAAAAACAGCACCATAAAACCCGACGGAAACTAA
- a CDS encoding oligogalacturonate lyase family protein codes for MMISKKLALMTFALLQVSFFTLKAQDLIETGGVKPMPAQWIDKETGHKVVRLVNRENDNGSFYFNNNPFVLQEKNEGDLMVFYGKTDKGQQLFTVNLKTLKTDQLTSREKVSGEMVCAKTREAFYQSGDSIFAVNVNTHKTRFIYAFAPDFKGRVGTVNADGSFMACVKATGEQEREILAKYPEKHDFFNRIYDAHIQHTLYVLDVRHKLLKQIHQENEWTNHLLFSPTDPDNLSYCHEGPWEKVDRIWNINIKTGENKLLHKRTMVNEIAGHEFFSPLGNTEWFDLQKPKGQTFFLAGINMKTGKEDRVYQMDRNEWSIHFNVTRDEQTFAGDGGNAGQVAKAPDGMWIYLFKPNGDRFKSEKLVNMKNHNYHLEPNVHFSPDEKWVIFRANFEGHEGVYAVEIAKHK; via the coding sequence ATGATGATAAGCAAAAAACTGGCTTTGATGACTTTTGCCCTTTTACAGGTAAGCTTTTTTACCCTAAAAGCCCAGGATTTAATAGAAACAGGGGGCGTAAAACCCATGCCGGCCCAATGGATTGATAAAGAAACCGGGCATAAGGTTGTTCGGCTGGTAAACCGCGAAAATGATAACGGGAGTTTTTATTTTAACAATAATCCCTTTGTTCTCCAGGAAAAGAACGAAGGTGATTTGATGGTGTTTTACGGCAAAACGGATAAGGGTCAGCAACTGTTTACCGTCAACCTGAAAACGTTAAAGACCGACCAGTTAACCAGCCGCGAAAAGGTATCAGGAGAGATGGTTTGCGCTAAAACCCGGGAGGCATTTTATCAAAGCGGCGACAGTATATTTGCCGTAAATGTAAATACCCATAAAACCAGGTTTATTTATGCTTTTGCCCCCGACTTTAAAGGCCGGGTAGGTACCGTAAATGCCGATGGATCTTTTATGGCCTGTGTTAAAGCCACCGGTGAGCAGGAGCGTGAGATACTGGCCAAATATCCCGAAAAACACGATTTTTTTAACCGGATATATGATGCGCATATTCAACATACCCTATATGTGCTTGATGTTAGGCACAAATTATTAAAACAAATACACCAGGAGAACGAATGGACTAATCACCTGCTTTTCTCGCCCACAGATCCCGATAATTTGTCGTACTGTCATGAAGGGCCATGGGAGAAGGTAGACAGGATTTGGAACATCAATATAAAAACCGGCGAAAATAAACTATTGCATAAGCGTACCATGGTAAATGAAATTGCAGGGCATGAGTTTTTTTCGCCGCTTGGCAATACCGAGTGGTTTGATCTGCAAAAACCTAAAGGACAAACATTTTTCCTGGCAGGCATCAACATGAAAACGGGTAAGGAAGACCGCGTTTACCAGATGGACCGCAACGAATGGTCAATCCATTTCAACGTTACCAGGGATGAGCAAACATTTGCAGGTGATGGCGGTAATGCCGGGCAGGTAGCCAAAGCGCCCGATGGCATGTGGATATACCTTTTTAAACCCAATGGAGATCGTTTTAAATCGGAGAAACTGGTTAATATGAAAAATCACAACTATCACCTTGAACCTAATGTGCATTTTTCGCCCGATGAAAAATGGGTTATCTTCAGGGCCAATTTTGAAGGTCATGAGGGCGTTTATGCGGTTGAAATTGCCAAACACAAATAA